A stretch of DNA from Cannabis sativa cultivar Pink pepper isolate KNU-18-1 chromosome X, ASM2916894v1, whole genome shotgun sequence:
GGAGAAAGAAACTGTTCCAGAAAAAGGGGGCCCACTTCTAAAGAAGCCTTAAATACTCAACCCCTCCAACATGACCCTCTTCCTTCTGCATCCAATCCTACCGAGCCAAATGTTGCGGACAAGCCACGGGTGGTGCAGATGCACCTATTCTGATAGATGAAGAAGGGGAAGGGTTTGTCTTCCCAAAGGAGGTTGTCCAGACCCTGAAGCAATTTGATCCTTCATCTAACATGGAAAGAGAGGCGAAGAAATCCAGGAAAGAAACCACCCCCGACACCGAGACAGACCAAAGCTCAAGCAAGGAAGACTCCAGACGGAGGAAGGAGACAGAAGAGGAGAGGAGGGCAAGGAAGGAAGATGAGAGGCAGAGCTCTTCCCAAGATAAGAGATACTCGATGCATGTTGAAGCTCAATCGAGAGACAAAGTTAAAGCTCAACCCATGCACCTTGAAGTCTAAGGATTCGCAAATGAGCTTAGATAGGAGTGACTCAAAGGGTGTTGAAGCTCAACCCATAGCCAATGTTGAAGCTCATCCCATAGACACCTCGAAGTCTAAGGGTTTAAAAATAAGCTCGAGGTCCCAACCATCTGAAGGTCAAAGACAATAGCTCCAAACTGTGCTTCCTCCACTTTCGGCTGTCTATTTTGCCTGGCCTATACGTCCAGCTGATGTTTCAGTTGAGGTCCGAAAACAAGTGGCAGAGGCTGAGGTTTGAAAATTTatggtcgtaataattaatataatacaatgttTTATCCAAACATAGTGACCGTTATTATTTAACACAATAAGACTTTTATACGACTTACCAAACGAGCACTTAGTGCATGATTGTAAGCTTATCCTAGCTTCTTTAAGTTTTGTTAAACTTTATTTGTTAAGCATTCTACGAATAAGGCTGCACAATATGTTGTTCATGGCTCTCGTTCATCATTAGTAAGTATATTCAATGAGACTAAGTAATGCTCTTGGTGATCTTTCATTTATTGTAATGGTTAAAGCTATTTGATCAATAAagctcctatttttttttttatcaaaaaaaattaatttactcgAATTTTAGTTAAATATTCAAGGGtgtgctcttaatgggtattacccataaaTGGGTATTTAAATATTGATCATTGGATTTAATCAAGTGGAtgatatttatagttattaattatatttcaaaaattaatattttttattttaacctaTTACCTGATGACATggcaattattttatttttcaaacccatttttttttatgtgtgaACCCCATTCTTTGTATTCCTAAATGAatgaaataactaaaaaaattaatttctaaattaatttgtaATGTTCAAGATCTTGAAAGGGCAGGagaattttcatcttcatcgtTCTTAACCATGTCAAGTGTATTTTTTTCACAGCATCAACATattcaatcttcttcttctttcttttttcacaACATCAGCGTTAGATTGGGCCATTTGTTCATACTACAAGAATGAATCAATACTTTTCTAGACACATTTCACATTAATTAAAAGGCGCGAAAATATAGAggttttctaaaaatttattttacttatttttttgctaaatatttttaagaaatactaaaatttaggtttatgtgattttattttccttttccttttcatTTTTCATGAATCCCCAATCACCTAACCCTTTCGATTCGTCAAAAATGAAGCTCCCTCATTGATCGATGTTGTATTCTCCTCCATCGACAACAATGGATTTCAAGTTAAAGCCATGATCAACCACAAGCTTTGTCGACAACagttttgatatttaatatatttaattatggtaacaaataaaatttctatttaatacttcaATATACATTatagaatacaataaatatcgGCTTTTCATTTAatacttaaatatatattataaaatacaataaataataaatgaagaatAATGTTATTGGGGGCTGGAATGGTGATTTATTGTTTCATGTGTGGTGAGGAACGAAAtttctctttttaatttttcaatcttttattagttattttataatcacatataattaattaattgacacTATAATCTTACCATatattacaaatttatttttatcctaTTTTCGAAGGTTCTAGTAATAATTATGACTGATAAATTAGGTAATTATTCAAAGTTagtcaatttttatttaaatttgttcccacatttattaattaatttaatattaatgtaatagtcttatatttttcttaagtaACTTTTAATTCTGATCATGTTTTTACAAAGAACgtgttttttaataattatttcatttttattttttgaaaagaaaatataattttttttttcaaaagatatatattataaataattttgctAAAgtatttaatttctttattttcatattaaagATGTTACATATTAAAATTGGTAACAATCTTTCCCGTAAATTTCGCGTGAGTGGTTACATTCAATTTTATTGTCAACACTGCACAACGCTCTtgacaaaaaaacaaaataccATTGTCAACATTGCGAAAGCTTCAACAAAGTCCACCACCAAGTAAAGATCAACTATTGCAATCGAAAAACAAATAGGAAACTATTATCACACTACAACATACCCTTTGAAAAAGTTTCTACCACCTATAATATTGATCAACATAGATTCCAACAATCATCGTAGATTTCTACTAGGAACTCAATCCGGCAACCTAAAGTCTAAAGCAGGATTAATAATACGATcaacaaccaataaaataaacattaaaataatactaaaaggtcatcaaattaaataaaacaaaaacataaaaagaaaaaaaaaaagtaactaaCAAGAGCTCACATATTGCAACTCTaacacaacaaagaaaaaaaaaatcaaacactaACACAAAAAGTAAATTTATACATATAGACATGTTTCAATTACACTAATTATCctgattaattttttaatttaaagttaTCTCTTATGCGAAGTAAATAAGAAACTcatgagtatttttttttattttaaaattaactcaAGGAAATCAGAAATTCATTAGtaacttttaatttaaaaaactaGCAACtaaataagaaactaagtagTAACTTTTCATTTGAAATTTAACTCGCATACCATTTGATCCATTAGATAAGAAACGTAATAAAAGTACTAAAAAATTAGATGCGATGAAATGAGACCACTATTTTAGTATACCAAATTCAAAACTTCATGTATTATTAAATCTGAATGTATATCAAAtctaataccctaaataaaaaacATTGAAAAACTACATCGTTAATAATTAAAGAgataaagtattatttttcaaaaaaaaaaagagttaaaacAGTAGTTAGTGTGTGGGCTTATATTCTAAGCTCCACACGCTCACCTAAGTAAATGACGTGatgttgttgttttaatatgaaaaaagcGGTATCATATTAATAATCCACGTTTTATAATAATAGCAAAATTGATATTAATGTAAACAaaagtaaaattataataaagaataaataaaaaattgtaagaatgaatttctctttttataaatattttttaatgaacATTATAGCCCATCAAGAAAAATGAACatacctttcaaaaaaaaaaaagaacatgcGAATGTATTGTTCCTCCCAACAAAAAAATCTTTcatatttaatacatttttatatttagtgTAAAGATAATATAGTTATTTAAGtaaagtaaatttatttctaaaaataatttttaattagttagaattatcataattaagaaaataaatataatttttttttcaaaaaaaaaaatcttgctGGTGACCTGCTATAGCAGGTCACTAAATTGTCAtctcattaatttttttattacccatgaatgggtattacccattaagaaaTCATCCAAATATTCAAacagtaaataaatataattttatgagCTCTTCAAGCTAGTTGTGGTTTTGAGACAGACAAGAGTAAATGCCACTTCCTTTGTGTCAAAATTTGTAACTACTGCATGGAGCTTATTGTCATTTTTTATGTGTGGTGAAAAATGTATATGCATTAATTACCTTTGTTCCCCCAAGTACTTAATTGCTTGTACTCCATGCCATGATGACTTAATTACTTTTGAACAAGGTAAATGTGTTATGCGTATACTTGTGTGGACAATTTATGATAGTAAATAACATAAATGAACAAACAACAAACGCCTTAAATTTATAATGAAATCGAAAATTAGTAGGTTTTAcctcaaaaaaaaatgaagcgTTAAGtgtttcaaaatataaaaaatggaAGATTTTGTCGCTAATTACTCATATTATAAGCAAAACCATGTAAAAACACATTGCGCTCCCTAATATTATGAAAGTCGTCCTCTCATATCGAAGCTAAGTTAGGCGTCTTTTTTTCTCTAGATTTAAAGTTGAGTGAGGATGATAATGATTGTTATAAAACACATCAAATAATTCTTTTCCAAACAATCAGATATCAAAGTATCAATAAACTGAAATCATAACTTTCGCGTCAATACTAATTACACTAACACGAAAGGATCTattatgttctttttttttttttgaaaataaaggaTCTATTATGTTAGTTGTGTAGTAACATAAAATCCAATAGTTATCGCGTCATTAGATTCTACGTCAACGTTGTTATTAACGCAAAATATTTTTGCAATTTCAAAAACCGACGCAAAATGATATTTTGTAGTTGTGTAATCCAGCAGCTATTTTGCTTTCTATTGTTGAAAAAACATAGGCTAGTGTTATAGTGCAGGTACTTCATCTTTTTCCTCAGATGCACAATAACCAACCATTGCCTAAACAAGGAGAAGGGCTAACAGCAGACGACAAATAACTGAATTAAAACAAGCTAAAAGAACCAGAAAAAGATCAAAACTAATAAAACAGTAAATTACTCTGCAAGAGAGAGCTACAACAGAATGAAGTTGAAATTACTAGGAACTTTGAGACTCAATTCATTCTCACCTCCAGCCAATAACCACTTTGTCACAGAATAGATGCTAAGCTAGAGTCCCCATAGTCCCAGATTcccctttatcttttctggttTGGTGAGATGTAGACATAAGAGATAAGACAGAAACTAGTGATGAGATCAATCTTCTAGTAGTCCCACAATTGATTTACGGGAATCCAAATTATCGTCATAGACTGCCACCGACCCCTTTTGGGGAATAAATCTTTTCCCCCACAGAATACTTTGCAAAAATTCCctcaaaaaggaaaaaagaatacTTGGAAAGATCTTGACCACAAAGCCGTATAAATAGAACTCAGATAATTGAAacactaaataataataatcaaaagaACTAAAACATTGTCAAACATTTAGATGTTCGATAGGAGAATGAAAGAGGTAAGATAAACGAGTATATAATAGAAATAATTTGGATTGGAACAATTAAAATTTCAACGAGTATAAAATAGCAATTAAACCAACTTAGTTTTATCCATTGCAGTGCTTGTAATGAGCGAATTGTTTTTTAGTTCAAAACAATCCTCCTCCAAATCTTACATTATTCTTTCAAACCATCATTTCTTCAGTTTAACTTTTCTAATCTCGATTAGAAAACCTATAAAACCCACCTTATGAAAACAAACCGAACTAATGACAAATTCAATTCAAGACCCAAAGTTGAAACAAGCAAGATCATTggaaacacatatacacatagcTAAGTGAATATTGAAAGATAAAAAACACAGCATATAGTAAGTATAATGCTTCAACGAAACGTCTGGAATAACAGAGTATGAGAGCTCATGTCCCTGAGTTTCAATTTTCAACAATACAACTCACGACACTAATAATAGTTCACTTAAGAAGGTCTTTGGGAACACTGATTAAATTTCACTTAAGAAGGTCTTAGGAAACACTAATCAAAGTACACTTAAGAAGGTCTAGGAGGTAATACTACGTTTAACAGGCAACAATGAACGGAGGATCTGATGAAACATGAGATTTTGGGTCATCAATGACTCCTTCCTTCCTTAAGATTTTGGGCCAATATCCTTCAGAGCATTAATCTGCTCCTCTCCCATAGCTGACATAACAGACACAACAAGGTCTTTTCCTTCCTCGAACCCTTCCTTAATCTGGATACACAGAAGCACAGTTACAATTTTTACAAAGTTGAATATCAGCAGCAAACATAAGAGTCTCACTACAGATCAGAAAAATGTGTAATCATCTTGAAACCATTAGTCTCACCTGTTTCAGCAGGGAGTCATCAGTAGGGAGCTTCAAATCATCCTTGGTGTTACCATTTTCAGTCAAAAGACTCACCTGCATAGTCATAGTAGCAAGACCTAATTATTCAAAAGAAATAAGAATGACCGAACTAGTTACCCCTCTTGACACAACAGAAGGTAATACACAAGTTCAACTCTATAACCATAAACTAGCTCAAGTACTACACTGGAATGAAAGATAGGGCAGAATAAATTAGTACATATTTATAAACACTTGGTAAATCTGGTCAAATAAAAGAGTGCTAGAGAGAAAAATGCTAGGAAGTAAATTTTTCAAGTTCTCTAACGACTTGCTTGAAATAAGATTTAGGAGGTTTAGCACCATATTCAGTTTTGAAAACGAAACAGAAACAGAAAAGGCTAATCACAGATAATGTTTTGAATGAAAAGAAATTACTCACAAATCCATCTTCAGAAATGTCAATCAGCTGATAATCAGTACGGTTAACATGAGGAACCTACagaaatcaaacaaaaacaaacagagAACAGAACGATCATCAATACTTCTGATGTATGTAGAGACTGTGTATAAAGATAGATCAGATGATACTCACATCACAGTTGTGGGAAGATGGAACAATATCTTCGAGTTTCTTGCCGTTGAAAATATCGATCCCCACAAAGTGACACTTCGCATGTCCATGCTTGCCAGTTTTGGAGGTTGAAACCTCAACAACCTGTtcgaaagaaaagaaaacaacaaatattagttaaatttaaagaaACGAGAATAGAGCCCTAATATTTCGGTTCAGCTACAATTATGCAAGCGTTCGATCGAGCTAAACTATCTTTCTCCCCTCAATTAAATCAAGCAACCGATCACAAAAACCCTAGATCTTAACTAAAGAATCAtcaaaaagaaaatcaaatTATAGTTTCAAACTAACAATTCAAGATCAAATACAGCATGATCGAGTACTAAAACCCTAACTAAAATCACAAACGGAAGCAGATACTACACAAGATCTGAATCgaaagaaaacgaagaaaaagaaagaagaccTTGCAGGGACGGTTCTTGATGACGATGTAGCCATTCTTGCGAATGGTACCAGCTTGCTGTGGATAGGTCTTGGAAGCTCCGGCGTCGGCCTTGGATTCGAAGTGGTGCTCTTCGTCGGACATTTTCTTtcgctttctctctctttctctctatatATGCTACTGTGGTTTTGGACAGAGATGAAAGAGATCAGGTGAATGAAATGTGggctaatattatattatatatatacatggtgAGCTCACACACACTGCCACACTCCTTTCCGTTTGGTTGGAACCAATCACAATATAAAAgctaaatttgaatttatatgctTCATGTCACACTATAGTTAAAATTAACTCGCGTTTGGTTCggagaaataaaaatataaagaataaaaatgaaagtaagaatatgaataaaataaaatttaaaatacatataaaaaattgaaagaaaattattaaatttttttctatattccaatactttaatgatacatttattaaataatattcaaaatcaGAATAAATTAATAGAGAAATATAACAAATCAGaatcaatatttataatatgttgtttattaaaattgtataaaaattaaataataataatttatcttgtttattttattagaaaatgtAATCGTAAtgcttaaattaattaaattgctCTTTTAAATTAAGCTATAGTGTATATGGTAGTTATTTGTAAATACATATCTTAAATGGaaaaaattatcattatatatttaatattaaaaaatacataaaggTCATTATCTTTaatgacatttttttaaaaaaattatagggGAAGTATTCTATTTCTTTCATCTCTTTTTTAATcaaattcttcttttttttaattataataaaataggtAAACAAATGTAAGAGAATGACTATCTTACCATTAATTCTCATTATTTATTAGTAAACATGCtataaaatgcaaccaaacaaataaacagaataaaaattatttcttttccattccatttccaTTTCATTACATCCAACCAAATGTCACTTAAGGTTACGTTTGGTTGGAATTAATGAAAACATAGGTATAGGAATGTAATTTTTCGAAAGTTTCTAAATCTTTTAATTTTGTTGCTCGCAATTTGGTAAGTGGGTTTTTAATCAAAATGTAACTGGTAGAATTGAGACTTTCTCAATACCAAATAACATTATTTGTAATGGCCATAAGCCCTAATTTATTTACATCTCTATAATtactttgcttttttttttttaaaaaaaaaaagagtcatTTTGTATttgataaatttattataatttaatgcaCTGAAAATAAGATTCAAATAATATGTTGTATGCatgtcttttttattttgtaagtgTGTGAAATAAATAGTTTAAACTCTATTTTATATCTTAATTAACTATAATATACACtatcatataaaaaattaaaattataactattcatatatcaaaaatacaaagtggTGCATTAGAGCATCTGCAAGGTAACACCAAATATGCAGATACAGTCCAACCTCTCCTCCAATGTAACACTATCTTTACACTAAATTTCATGTATATATTGcagtatatgatatatatgtcgTGTACTGTAGAGAATGACAAAAAAAccttttattttatatcattatattatattacatagtATTAATTTGGTAGATTTTGattaatttgataattttttaataaaagttttattttggttttttgctattttttcaGGTGTATTTCAATGAGTTAGGAGAGTTGTTTGAAGATGTTGtagttttattgtttaaattttcgggagaagttttgtcccatgtggctcgcTCTGAGAATTTAGCGACCTATGatttggcaaagcatgctctgcggttagacgatgagctatcctggttcgaggaggttccagcgccAGTGGTGGACGTCTgtgtcgtaaattcatgagtgattttaatcactttgtcaaaaaaaatatatatatactttttgtatgcatatattatttatatttattaaaaaaaattaatataataataatgaatatttttttagtgttgTGGTTAAAGTGAAAagagtttttaatattaaatttaatgttAGTGTAATACTAAATTTAGCGTATAAATTAGAAATGCTCTTAGTAAATTCAATTTTGACGCTACACACCATATCTCTAATAATGTTAACATtacaaaatagaaaataatattttattttagtttccaTAGTTACCCTGACATTTCTCATTTCATCTGAATATTTTCaaatcttacaaaaaaaaaaaaaaaatactaaatcatGATGAGAGAACTCATTCCATACTACTGTCTTCTACCAGcaagaaatatttaaaagaccacttctattattattattattattattattattattattatcttgatCAATATGTTCAAAGTTCAAACTCATACAAAAATcattcaaaggaaaaagagatgGAAGCCTCAATTCATGGTTAATGGCTCGGTAAGTCTCATAAGCCCAAAATGGTAATTTGCCAAATTGTAGAGTCCAAAATAGTATACTCTATGAAACTATAATGATTAtaatatttcaattttattaactTGGGTGGTCGTACGACATATTGTTTATAGAAAATGATATGTCCTTTGGCCGAACAAAAACTATACTTTGGCCAAAACAACGTCGTATTCCTCAAGTGACATCCCTTGTTTATGCATATTGCATAAATGACACGTCATTTTTACTTAAATACCGTAAGTCATGTCATTTTTTAAGAATGGTGCAATTCATGACTACCAACTTGTTGATTTTTGCCTGATAGAGGCAAAAATTAACCCATCATTTGTATCGTCCTTGACCTCCAGAATGAGTCGTGCAACCTGTTCCCAACTTGGATTTACAACTCGTTCAGGTTGACTGCAAAACGTGGCTCCGTAGGCCATTTTCGACATTGTTTAAGGGTTTTTCTACAATTTTTCATGCTCTATCATATCTCATACATATTTTGACTAAAAATACTGTAAACTTGAAAACTTGTATACTCATTTTAGGCTATGAACAATCTTATAAAAGCTTCAAAAATCTCAGCAAAGTGATATTTGTTGTCCCAAACCAAATATAAAACTCATTAACAAttgtaaaacaaaaaaaaaaaatcgatttTATACACAACCTTAATATTATTCGAATATTATTTCTGCGACAACTAGATTAAGAAAATGGatttatatcaaaatttaaaccttaaaatcaaataatatgtgctctgataccaattgtaaGTTTTAATACATATGAGCATGCTATTATTAACAATAATCAACATAAAATTATGCTTATAAATTTTCAATATCACGTTCTATTTAAGGCGTTAAATTAGACAATGAACATACTTCAATattgaatattaatttttcatgaGCCACCTTGAATCACCATTAATTCTTCCAAGTATCAAAATCaagtgtatttttttaaaatgaaaacccAAGTGTTTATAGACAAGAGAGATTATAAAGAGCAACTTTCTCATACAAAATCTTAGCATCTCATAACCTTATATATCAACATATCAGGAATCTCACATGTGCCTAAGTACCTTAAGAGGTAAAATGAGTATATTTTGGACTCATAATACTAGTGATGGACTATGATTTAATAAGCCATTCCATAATCATTAGGGTGTTACCATATAGCTCAAATATCGTTAATTAAATTGACCATCCCATTATAGTCATGCTCTACCATATAAACATACAATTATCTTCATATGCTAATAATGATATTGCATGGATGATATTTAATTGTGTCagtctatataaaatattcaaacatcattaactattacaatatttcacatttttatatatcatattaaaataatttttataataaaaaaataaaaaaaatatattttatatattcatGTAAAACATTAAATTAtctatcaataataatattttttttacttgatACATATCTTATGCATTGACTCTTAATTGTAAATAATATGCAAAATATAACACAATTTTTTTGCTCCATTGCTATCTACAATCTAACAACACTAAATtcgttgtaaaaaaaaaaaattacaaaacttaATTCAAGttcattattaaataaatatggtaAAAAAGTTATATTTACGGTAATAAAAAGGCTTAGATATTTGTTTAAGTATTTCACTGTAAATCccttctaaaaatataatagtTTAGATAAAGCTTTAGTAGTTTAGTAGTTAATACCAAATATATAGCTACCATACATTTGAGTTTTATTGTAGAAAATAAACTTGAAAGTCTTAATTATTCCGAAAGCTAAGTAATTGATTTTAAGTATGAATCTTGACGAATTACAGCTAAAAAGATAAACCACAACACACAAAATTTACAAGCTTTCTCTGTAATTGAAACACATTCTAACTGAATAGTGCTTGGGTCCCAAAAACTGAATAAAGTAACTTTCACTATAAAATCATTAAGAATATATTTACCAGTTTTAATTTACAAATCaactatataaattaaaaatgattTTACACAAGAGTTTCGATACACTTGAACACAATCAAGTACCAAGATCTAAGGAGAAGACAAGATCTACTTGCTTCCATCAAGCTGAACTCCCTTCAGACATTGCAAATCAATCTTCCTTCAACCCTTGAAGATCTAACGAATTACAACCTGCAATTACAACAAAGAAAAGATACAAAAATGTACTTTGCCCTAGCAGAGCAAGAATCACTAGAAGATCCATCAAAGATAGAGAGTTAGTTTAAAAAAAGCTGGATCAGCTTAATATAATTAACACTTCGATAAAACTGACTTAACTACCAAAGCAACTATTCAAACCAACTGGCAAAGAGCTTAAACAATTAATCAAACAAACTAAAAGTTGACCTGACAAAAGATAAAATGAAACCAAACTAAATAAATGCAACTAAGACCAACTTAGATGAACAACTCAAAAAGCTAGGAAAGAAACCATAACAGAATACAACTAAACCAATATTAGGCAATATAAGTTGCTATACAAAATCATGGCACTTACAAAACTGAAGCATAACATAAATGTTTTATCTTTCCCACGAGAAAACAGGCAAATCTAAAGAAAGAATCTCAATTCTTCTCCAAATCAGAATTCATTGTTTAATATCAGTTCAATTCAATTCAAGTAATATAAAAGGAAAAAACCCCTCacctactatatatatatataatatgtcttATATTTCACACTGATAAAAAGAACCACTCTAATTACACATCATCACACACACTCTAATTACagatacaataataaaaccACTCTCTCTACAAAGATAATAATCCTTTAACGTTGTGGAATATGCTGCGATATGAGATGGGCAGTGTCTTTCCACCAAGAAACCTCTAATTCCTTCTCTTTAAGTTTGTGATTAGCACATTCTAAAGCTTCTTCAAGTTCCTTTATCCTTTCTTCTTGTCTCAATTCCAGAAGTTGATATAACTTCCTCTCTAATTCAATAGGACGTACCCCATTTTCTAGTTCTTCAGTACATAGCTC
This window harbors:
- the LOC133031657 gene encoding eukaryotic translation initiation factor 5A-3 translates to MSDEEHHFESKADAGASKTYPQQAGTIRKNGYIVIKNRPCKVVEVSTSKTGKHGHAKCHFVGIDIFNGKKLEDIVPSSHNCDVPHVNRTDYQLIDISEDGFVSLLTENGNTKDDLKLPTDDSLLKQIKEGFEEGKDLVVSVMSAMGEEQINALKDIGPKS